Proteins found in one Oribacterium sp. oral taxon 102 genomic segment:
- the rplU gene encoding 50S ribosomal protein L21 produces MYAVILTGGKQYKVSEGDVIRVEKLDVAEGDKVTFDQVLVLNDGAMKIGTPVVEGAKVSATVTKNGKAKKVIVYRYKRKSGYHKKNGHRQLFTEVKIDSIG; encoded by the coding sequence ATGTACGCAGTGATTCTTACAGGTGGTAAGCAGTACAAGGTCAGCGAAGGTGATGTCATTAGGGTTGAGAAGCTTGATGTAGCAGAAGGTGATAAGGTTACCTTTGATCAGGTTCTGGTTCTGAATGACGGAGCCATGAAGATCGGCACGCCGGTTGTGGAAGGCGCGAAGGTTTCCGCTACCGTGACGAAGAACGGTAAGGCGAAGAAGGTCATCGTATACCGCTACAAGAGAAAGTCCGGCTATCACAAAAAGAACGGTCACAGGCAGCTCTTTACGGAAGTAAAGATTGATTCCATCGGTTGA
- the yqeK gene encoding bis(5'-nucleosyl)-tetraphosphatase (symmetrical) YqeK: MDFEKQSTEGKKPELAPILSMRRKLKELLKPERYEHSLSVSFCSIALAMRYGFDIEKAEIAGLCHDCAKHFGKEELLRECRRAGISLSPELRENPQVLHSIYGPCYARELFGITDEEILSAIRSHTLGRPEMGLLEKIVFTADYIEARRWRAARLPELRRLAFVDLNRAVYEILRDTVEYIRESGAEPCTDSLASYHYYRALLEGTAAEEGEKDERF; the protein is encoded by the coding sequence ATGGATTTCGAAAAACAAAGTACAGAAGGAAAAAAGCCGGAGCTCGCTCCCATCCTTTCCATGCGGAGGAAGCTTAAGGAACTGCTGAAGCCGGAGCGTTACGAGCATTCCCTGAGCGTGAGTTTCTGCAGTATCGCTCTCGCAATGCGCTATGGCTTTGATATTGAAAAGGCAGAGATTGCAGGACTCTGCCACGACTGTGCGAAGCACTTCGGGAAGGAGGAGCTGCTGCGGGAATGCCGGCGTGCCGGCATTTCTCTCAGTCCGGAGCTGAGGGAGAATCCGCAGGTTCTCCATTCGATTTACGGCCCCTGCTATGCGCGGGAGCTTTTCGGAATTACCGATGAGGAGATCCTCTCCGCGATCCGCAGTCATACCCTCGGGCGGCCGGAGATGGGGCTTCTGGAGAAGATCGTCTTTACGGCAGATTATATCGAGGCGCGCAGGTGGAGAGCGGCGAGACTGCCGGAGCTTCGCCGTCTCGCCTTCGTGGATCTGAACCGCGCGGTCTATGAGATTCTGCGGGACACGGTGGAGTATATACGGGAAAGCGGAGCGGAGCCATGCACGGATTCCCTTGCAAGCTATCACTATTACAGAGCGCTGCTGGAAGGGACGGCAGCGGAGGAAGGAGAAAAAGATGAGCGTTTCTAA
- the rsfS gene encoding ribosome silencing factor: MSVSKDMVRTAAAVLTEKKGEDLSVIDISEISVLADYFVIVSADNLRQVAAISDAVEDAMAAKGFAIRRREGGAGSGWLLLDYNDIIIHIFDKEQRFFYDLERIWSDGKKILNLDTL, from the coding sequence ATGAGCGTTTCTAAGGACATGGTGAGAACAGCAGCGGCGGTGCTTACGGAAAAGAAGGGGGAGGATCTCAGTGTCATCGATATATCAGAGATCTCCGTCCTCGCAGACTATTTCGTGATCGTTTCCGCGGACAATCTCCGGCAGGTAGCGGCGATTTCGGACGCGGTAGAGGATGCTATGGCGGCGAAGGGCTTCGCCATCCGCCGGAGGGAGGGAGGGGCCGGCTCCGGCTGGCTCCTCCTCGACTACAATGATATCATCATCCACATTTTCGATAAGGAGCAGCGTTTCTTCTATGATCTGGAGCGAATCTGGTCCGACGGGAAGAAGATTCTGAATCTTGACACGCTTTAA
- the obgE gene encoding GTPase ObgE: MFADVARIFIKSGKGGNGHVSFRRELYVPAGGPDGGDGGRGGDVIFEVDEGLNTLENFRHRNRYVATPGEEGGGRRMHGKNGQDLIIRVPAGTLIKDDETGKIIADMSGGNRRLTLLHGGRGGLGNMHFATPSMQAPKFAQPGQESRELWVRLELRVIADVGLLGFPNVGKSTLLSMCSNARPEIANYHFTTLTPHLGVVSLSGDRSFVMADIPGLIEGASEGIGLGYQFLRHIERCKVLIHVVDAAGIEGRDPLTDIETIDRELEKYDPEIRKRPLLIAANKTDLLIDEQGTGSAVTRLKEKYEPQGIRVIPISAATNTGLPELLEEAWKMLQEAGSDATVYESEFDLSLVGNVEMLPIEYANPEKGLFTVEGPKIEKMLGYTNLEAEQGFRFFQEFMVKQGVIKTLKKMGMQEGDTIRIYGHEFEYLDTEEYDGGNATDYVDTEFWKRRAEKEEKNA; encoded by the coding sequence ATGTTTGCAGATGTAGCCAGAATATTTATCAAGAGCGGAAAGGGCGGAAACGGACACGTATCCTTCCGGAGAGAGCTCTATGTGCCGGCAGGCGGACCGGACGGCGGAGACGGCGGAAGGGGAGGAGACGTGATCTTCGAGGTGGATGAGGGGCTGAATACCCTCGAGAACTTCCGTCACAGGAACCGTTATGTCGCGACGCCCGGCGAGGAGGGCGGCGGCAGGAGAATGCACGGAAAAAATGGGCAGGATCTGATTATCCGCGTTCCGGCAGGCACTCTCATCAAGGACGATGAAACCGGGAAGATTATCGCGGATATGAGCGGCGGAAACCGGCGGCTGACCCTGCTTCACGGCGGTCGGGGCGGACTCGGCAATATGCACTTTGCAACACCGTCCATGCAGGCACCGAAGTTCGCGCAGCCGGGACAGGAATCCCGAGAGCTCTGGGTGCGTCTTGAGCTTCGCGTCATTGCCGATGTCGGACTGCTGGGCTTCCCGAATGTCGGCAAATCCACACTCCTCAGTATGTGCTCCAATGCCCGTCCGGAGATCGCGAACTATCATTTCACGACGTTGACACCGCACCTCGGCGTGGTGAGCCTTTCCGGAGACCGGAGCTTCGTCATGGCGGATATTCCGGGGCTCATTGAGGGTGCATCCGAGGGCATCGGGCTGGGCTACCAGTTCCTGCGCCATATCGAGCGCTGCAAGGTACTGATCCATGTCGTGGACGCAGCGGGCATTGAGGGCAGAGATCCGCTCACGGATATCGAAACCATAGACCGAGAGCTCGAAAAGTACGATCCGGAAATCCGGAAGCGGCCGCTCCTCATTGCTGCGAACAAAACGGATCTGCTGATCGATGAGCAGGGAACCGGCAGCGCAGTGACGCGGCTGAAGGAGAAGTATGAGCCGCAGGGAATACGGGTGATCCCGATTTCCGCCGCAACCAATACGGGGCTTCCGGAGCTGCTGGAGGAAGCTTGGAAAATGCTGCAGGAGGCAGGCAGCGACGCGACGGTCTATGAGAGTGAATTCGACCTGAGTCTGGTCGGGAATGTTGAGATGCTGCCGATCGAATATGCGAACCCTGAGAAGGGGCTGTTTACCGTGGAGGGGCCGAAGATCGAGAAGATGCTCGGCTACACCAATCTGGAGGCGGAACAGGGCTTCCGCTTCTTCCAAGAGTTCATGGTGAAGCAGGGTGTCATTAAGACGCTGAAGAAGATGGGAATGCAGGAGGGTGATACGATCCGCATTTATGGGCACGAGTTCGAGTATCTCGATACCGAGGAATATGACGGCGGAAATGCCACGGACTATGTGGATACGGAGTTCTGGAAGAGAAGAGCGGAGAAAGAGGAGAAGAATGCATGA
- a CDS encoding cell division protein SepF: MSFINNFMKSMRLDQEDDYDLDDDYGFDDGYEEEEPQRPSLFRKAQNQDEYEEEPKPRLFGKSRGAAQNQQRKSGMEVTMIKPSSMDDSRDICDYLLNGKAVVLNMEGLHSEIAQRIIDFTCGAAYAIDGNLQKISNYIFIATPENVELSGDFQNILAGGTEPAVGNVGGLNIRM, translated from the coding sequence ATGAGTTTTATCAACAATTTCATGAAGAGCATGAGGCTGGATCAGGAAGACGATTATGATCTGGACGACGATTACGGCTTTGACGACGGATATGAAGAGGAGGAGCCGCAGCGTCCGAGTCTCTTTAGAAAAGCCCAGAATCAGGATGAGTATGAGGAGGAGCCTAAGCCACGTCTTTTCGGGAAGTCCAGAGGAGCGGCACAGAATCAGCAAAGGAAGAGTGGCATGGAAGTGACGATGATCAAGCCGAGCTCGATGGACGACTCGAGGGATATCTGCGATTACCTTCTAAATGGGAAGGCAGTGGTTCTGAATATGGAGGGACTTCATTCCGAGATCGCACAGCGGATCATTGACTTCACCTGCGGCGCAGCTTACGCGATAGACGGAAATCTGCAGAAGATATCCAACTATATCTTCATTGCCACCCCGGAGAATGTGGAGCTGTCCGGCGACTTTCAGAACATTCTGGCTGGCGGCACCGAGCCTGCGGTGGGCAATGTCGGCGGTTTGAACATCCGTATGTGA
- the nadD gene encoding nicotinate-nucleotide adenylyltransferase — translation MRGRKIGLLGGTFDPIHRAHLALADCAFRTLSLDELWLLPAGTPYMDKHSGITNAETRAEMAELAIRGRRGYRVERIELERQGKSYTADTLRLLRERVPEADFYFLIGSDQLYAFPRWHNPETLSTLCRFAVAARELPGQRRNLGEQAAYLFRKYRMEITLLPFSEQEISSTEIRRMIREGRDASKWLPPEVYAYILSHRLYQ, via the coding sequence ATGAGAGGGCGAAAGATCGGGCTTCTGGGCGGAACCTTCGATCCGATCCACAGGGCGCACCTCGCGCTGGCGGACTGTGCCTTCCGTACGCTCTCCCTCGATGAGCTCTGGCTCCTGCCCGCAGGGACGCCCTACATGGACAAGCACAGCGGGATCACGAATGCAGAGACGCGGGCGGAGATGGCAGAGCTTGCGATTCGGGGACGAAGGGGCTACCGGGTAGAACGGATCGAGCTGGAGCGGCAGGGAAAGAGCTATACGGCAGATACGCTCCGTCTCCTGAGAGAACGCGTGCCGGAGGCGGACTTCTATTTCCTGATCGGCTCGGATCAGCTCTATGCTTTTCCGCGCTGGCATAATCCGGAGACGCTCTCCACGCTATGCCGTTTTGCCGTGGCAGCGCGGGAGCTGCCGGGGCAAAGAAGAAACCTCGGGGAACAGGCAGCATACCTTTTTCGGAAATACCGAATGGAGATCACGCTTCTCCCCTTTTCAGAGCAGGAGATCTCCAGCACGGAGATCCGGCGCATGATCCGGGAGGGGAGAGATGCATCGAAATGGCTTCCGCCGGAAGTCTATGCTTATATTCTGTCGCATCGGCTTTATCAATGA
- a CDS encoding RluA family pseudouridine synthase: MQAHYSLTEREAGQRLDRFLSEQAALGISRSYAGRLIEENRVLLDGKRTKAGTKLRAGMKLDITVPEPEKPELLPEDIPLSIVYEDEDVLIVNKPKGMVVHPAAGHGSGTLVNAILHHCGDTLSSINGVARPGIVHRIDKDTTGLLVICKNDEAHRSLSEQLRVHSITRRYAAIVCGNLREDSGTIDKPIGRHRTERKRQAIDPERGREAVTHYTVLERFGAYTLVECRLETGRTHQIRVHMASIGHPLLGDEVYGQRKQPFRLEGQCLHAKTLGFRHPRTGEYVEFDSEYPEYFTALLRKLRH, encoded by the coding sequence ATGCAGGCGCACTATTCGCTCACAGAGCGGGAGGCGGGACAGCGGCTGGATCGTTTTCTCTCGGAGCAGGCGGCGCTCGGGATCAGCCGGAGCTATGCCGGACGGCTGATCGAGGAGAATCGTGTGCTCCTTGATGGGAAACGAACGAAGGCCGGAACGAAGCTAAGGGCCGGGATGAAGCTCGACATAACTGTCCCGGAGCCGGAGAAGCCGGAGCTTTTGCCGGAGGATATCCCTCTTTCTATCGTCTATGAGGATGAGGATGTGCTGATTGTCAACAAGCCGAAGGGCATGGTCGTCCATCCGGCGGCGGGACACGGCAGCGGAACGCTGGTCAATGCGATCCTGCATCACTGCGGCGATACGCTCTCCTCTATCAACGGGGTGGCGCGTCCGGGCATCGTACACCGGATCGACAAGGATACGACGGGGCTTCTGGTAATCTGCAAGAATGACGAGGCGCACCGGAGCCTGTCGGAGCAGCTTCGGGTACATTCCATTACCCGGCGCTATGCCGCCATTGTCTGCGGCAATCTCCGTGAGGACAGCGGGACGATCGACAAGCCGATCGGGCGGCACAGGACGGAGCGGAAGAGGCAGGCGATCGATCCCGAGCGGGGGAGAGAGGCGGTCACGCACTATACGGTGCTGGAACGCTTCGGAGCTTACACGCTGGTGGAATGCCGGCTGGAAACCGGGAGGACGCACCAGATACGGGTTCATATGGCCAGCATCGGGCATCCTCTTCTGGGGGATGAGGTCTATGGCCAACGGAAGCAGCCCTTCCGTCTGGAGGGACAGTGTCTCCACGCGAAAACACTTGGATTCCGGCATCCAAGGACAGGGGAATATGTTGAATTTGATTCGGAATATCCGGAATACTTTACGGCGCTGCTGCGAAAGCTCCGTCATTAG
- the lspA gene encoding signal peptidase II has translation MKNRAYFTTAFLLLSAMLIALDAGTKQLAVRELGGGREIVLLPRVLTLLYLENRGAAFGILRGQQWIFYIITIFVAALLLYLIFRIPMRKRYFPLFLVCLLVFSGAIGNFVDRVSQHYVVDFIYFKLIDFPIFNVADIYVTVGCFLMVLLFLFYYRDEDFTFLRRKR, from the coding sequence ATGAAGAACAGAGCATATTTCACTACAGCGTTTCTGCTGCTGAGCGCTATGCTGATCGCATTGGACGCAGGAACGAAGCAGCTCGCAGTACGGGAGCTTGGGGGCGGCAGAGAAATCGTCCTGCTGCCCCGGGTGCTCACGCTGCTCTATCTCGAGAACCGCGGCGCTGCCTTCGGCATTTTGCGCGGACAGCAATGGATATTTTACATTATCACCATATTTGTCGCTGCACTGCTGCTGTATCTTATTTTCCGTATTCCGATGCGGAAACGATATTTTCCGCTTTTTCTGGTTTGTCTTTTGGTGTTTTCCGGCGCGATCGGCAATTTTGTCGATCGTGTGTCGCAGCACTATGTCGTGGATTTTATCTATTTCAAGCTGATTGATTTTCCGATTTTCAATGTGGCGGATATCTATGTGACTGTCGGCTGCTTCCTGATGGTGCTGCTGTTCCTTTTCTATTACAGGGATGAGGATTTCACCTTTTTGCGGAGGAAGCGCTGA
- a CDS encoding C40 family peptidase has product MQAEEKASPSEIAEITEAAETETHGILSADEETAYRPAADQLNLAVLYPEDADRSDALHSYAGHVYARLMREDSRYIAKLYDFAGDTPREMAERLGIKPARVLAKYNPEDDSQDKEDPASWYVPDFQNVNFRFYNADGEQIRDFSNVKAIMAMANVYCYYHDYRDAECFEAICEELYRKSRSYKVSIGSVYFDEGCMHRPVAEETAVLPPESGKQDPTEGIGDFTAAVSEETTAGTNTAGEEPAEIISMNGARYYVRYGAPGEDGRRPLHFTPVETAEAEGEGTAAESDAETVPEGREAHPAAEDAEISEKAVEAAAAEAEDTESSSANAAETEHAESASAGAASEECAGSKSYCPGHIDLNVSVSVCGAGERKGLRALALSSAEDWNTPEEGAPWKGWTEENLAAAERLLSADWYRSYGLSISSLDPHYPLGAEEISAYLSGLPQDISAERRALCRYALDSVGRVPYYWGGKAEHADYAGNNFGSIVSESDERGRILRGLDCSGWVQWIYWSALGMDLGGVGGTGELVELGKQIRRSELRPGDLVIRTGTDSHVVLFLQWTQDGRMLAVHENADRNNVSVDTVTANYPYYRSLLD; this is encoded by the coding sequence ATGCAGGCAGAGGAAAAGGCTTCTCCCTCCGAAATTGCGGAGATAACGGAAGCTGCGGAAACAGAGACGCATGGCATATTGTCAGCGGACGAGGAGACGGCGTATCGTCCCGCCGCGGATCAGCTGAATCTCGCCGTCCTCTACCCGGAGGATGCGGATCGGAGCGATGCTCTGCATTCCTATGCAGGGCATGTCTACGCGAGGCTGATGCGAGAGGACAGCCGGTATATCGCGAAACTCTATGATTTCGCGGGCGATACGCCGCGGGAGATGGCGGAGCGGCTCGGAATCAAGCCTGCCCGCGTGCTCGCAAAATACAATCCCGAGGACGATTCTCAGGATAAAGAGGATCCTGCAAGCTGGTATGTTCCGGATTTTCAAAATGTGAATTTTCGCTTTTACAATGCAGATGGCGAACAGATTCGGGATTTTTCAAATGTGAAGGCAATCATGGCGATGGCAAATGTTTACTGTTATTACCATGATTATCGTGATGCAGAGTGCTTCGAGGCGATCTGCGAGGAGCTATACCGGAAGTCACGTTCCTACAAGGTCAGCATCGGCAGCGTCTATTTTGATGAGGGCTGCATGCACCGCCCCGTAGCGGAGGAGACAGCGGTGCTTCCTCCGGAAAGCGGAAAGCAGGATCCGACAGAGGGGATTGGTGATTTCACTGCTGCCGTATCCGAAGAAACGACGGCGGGCACGAATACAGCGGGCGAAGAGCCGGCGGAAATCATAAGCATGAACGGCGCACGCTATTACGTTCGCTATGGAGCGCCCGGAGAGGATGGAAGACGACCGCTGCATTTCACACCTGTGGAGACGGCGGAGGCAGAGGGCGAAGGAACGGCAGCAGAGAGCGATGCGGAGACAGTGCCGGAGGGCAGGGAAGCACATCCTGCCGCAGAGGACGCGGAGATTTCGGAGAAAGCTGTGGAGGCTGCCGCTGCAGAAGCGGAGGATACGGAATCTTCTTCGGCAAACGCCGCGGAAACGGAGCACGCAGAATCTGCTTCGGCAGGTGCCGCGTCCGAAGAGTGTGCCGGGAGCAAAAGCTACTGCCCCGGTCATATAGATCTGAATGTTTCCGTGTCCGTCTGCGGTGCAGGCGAGAGAAAGGGACTCCGTGCGCTTGCCCTCTCCTCCGCGGAGGACTGGAACACACCGGAGGAGGGAGCCCCTTGGAAGGGCTGGACGGAAGAAAATCTTGCTGCGGCAGAGCGACTGCTTTCCGCAGATTGGTACCGGAGCTATGGGCTCAGCATCTCGTCGCTTGACCCACACTATCCGCTCGGAGCGGAGGAAATCTCTGCCTATCTGTCCGGGCTTCCGCAGGATATCAGTGCGGAGCGGAGGGCGCTTTGCCGCTATGCGCTCGATTCGGTCGGGAGGGTTCCCTACTACTGGGGAGGCAAGGCAGAGCATGCGGATTATGCGGGAAATAACTTCGGAAGCATTGTTTCGGAATCGGATGAAAGAGGCAGGATACTTCGGGGATTGGACTGCTCCGGCTGGGTGCAGTGGATCTATTGGTCGGCGCTGGGCATGGATCTCGGAGGGGTGGGCGGAACCGGAGAACTCGTTGAGCTGGGAAAACAGATCCGGCGTTCGGAGCTTCGTCCGGGAGATCTCGTCATCCGTACCGGGACGGACAGTCATGTCGTGCTGTTTCTGCAGTGGACGCAGGACGGCAGGATGCTTGCGGTGCATGAAAATGCGGACAGGAATAATGTATCTGTTGATACCGTCACAGCGAATTACCCCTATTACAGGAGTCTGCTGGACTAA
- the rpmA gene encoding 50S ribosomal protein L27 — protein MAHHKGMGSTKNGRDSESKRLGAKRADGQFVKAGNILYKQNGTRIHPGLNVGLGNDFTLFAKVDGVVHFGRLGRDRKQVSVLPRAAE, from the coding sequence ATGGCTCATCATAAGGGTATGGGCTCTACCAAAAACGGTAGAGATTCGGAGTCGAAGCGACTTGGCGCCAAGAGAGCGGACGGACAGTTCGTCAAGGCGGGAAATATTCTGTACAAGCAGAACGGAACCAGAATTCATCCGGGACTGAACGTAGGCCTCGGCAATGATTTCACACTCTTTGCGAAGGTGGACGGCGTCGTTCATTTCGGTCGCCTCGGCAGAGACAGAAAGCAGGTTTCTGTGCTCCCGAGAGCAGCAGAGTAA
- a CDS encoding LysR family transcriptional regulator yields the protein MTEKELLYFKTVADEKSISAAAKKLFIAQPSLTQCIKRIESAYEMPLFTRTSRGLVLTYAGERYYLMATEILKMCETFNMEISDINKLKTGQLRLGVTRYLGSWLLPKILPEYQRRYPNIHLNISEGTSAQLEGRLLSGTLDFALMHAPAPEKTNSSLNYDFFGLDPFLIVAPADSGLSAFAVPSSASGAPLRELDPKHLRGQKFVMVSKGQRSREICDSLLQSAGILEPDIIVSFSNLNTAHRCVAAGLGVTILPKYYLEISAVIPTPLYFSIPRQYHANWNLCITTMKDSYMTLASRYFIELLKNCMESVEAV from the coding sequence ATGACGGAAAAGGAGCTTCTCTATTTCAAGACGGTTGCCGACGAAAAAAGCATCTCCGCCGCAGCGAAGAAGCTTTTTATCGCCCAGCCCTCTCTGACGCAGTGCATTAAGCGGATCGAAAGCGCCTATGAAATGCCGCTGTTCACCCGTACCTCGCGGGGTCTGGTCCTCACCTACGCAGGAGAGCGCTATTATCTCATGGCGACGGAAATCCTGAAAATGTGTGAAACCTTCAATATGGAGATCAGCGACATCAACAAGCTGAAAACCGGGCAGCTGCGGCTTGGTGTGACTCGCTATCTGGGTTCATGGCTGCTTCCGAAGATCCTGCCGGAATACCAGAGGCGCTACCCGAACATTCATTTAAATATCAGTGAGGGCACCTCCGCCCAGCTGGAGGGAAGACTGCTTTCCGGCACACTTGATTTCGCTCTGATGCATGCACCGGCACCGGAAAAAACAAATTCCTCGCTGAATTATGACTTCTTCGGGCTGGATCCCTTCCTGATCGTCGCGCCCGCAGATTCCGGGCTTTCAGCGTTCGCTGTCCCGTCTTCCGCCTCCGGGGCTCCCCTCCGGGAGCTGGATCCGAAGCATCTGCGAGGACAGAAATTCGTAATGGTGTCGAAGGGACAGCGAAGCCGTGAAATCTGTGACAGTCTGCTCCAAAGCGCAGGCATCCTCGAGCCGGATATCATCGTGAGCTTCAGCAACCTGAATACTGCGCACCGTTGCGTCGCTGCCGGCCTCGGCGTCACGATACTCCCGAAGTACTATCTGGAGATCAGCGCCGTCATACCGACGCCGCTCTACTTCTCTATCCCGAGGCAGTATCACGCGAACTGGAACCTCTGCATCACGACCATGAAGGACAGCTATATGACGCTGGCGAGCCGCTACTTCATCGAGCTCCTGAAAAACTGTATGGAGAGCGTGGAAGCTGTATAA
- the lexA gene encoding transcriptional repressor LexA: MGRRKKNPDANNMTPKQEAVFEYIKSCVLERNYPPSVRDICKAVGLKSTSSVFGYINDLEKMGLIRKDPAHPRALQIMTKEFQAQMEQEVAQIPVIGTVAAGLPLFAEENVSDYFPLPAYMLPNKKVFMLNVKGDSMINCGILNGDRVIVEQQETCENGEIVVALVEDSATVKRFYKEADHIRLQPENDSMDPILVPDCRVLGKVIGLIRLGMR; the protein is encoded by the coding sequence ATGGGCAGACGTAAGAAGAATCCGGATGCGAATAATATGACTCCGAAGCAGGAGGCGGTATTCGAGTATATCAAGTCCTGCGTTCTGGAGCGGAATTATCCGCCCTCCGTCAGAGACATCTGCAAGGCGGTGGGACTTAAGTCGACCTCCAGCGTATTCGGCTACATCAATGATCTGGAAAAGATGGGGCTGATCCGCAAGGATCCCGCACACCCGAGAGCGCTCCAGATTATGACGAAGGAGTTTCAGGCACAGATGGAGCAGGAGGTTGCGCAGATCCCTGTGATCGGGACGGTCGCCGCCGGGCTGCCGCTTTTTGCGGAGGAGAATGTCTCCGATTATTTTCCGCTTCCGGCATATATGCTCCCGAACAAGAAGGTCTTCATGCTCAACGTGAAGGGAGACTCGATGATCAACTGCGGGATACTGAACGGAGACCGCGTCATCGTAGAGCAGCAGGAGACCTGTGAGAACGGGGAGATCGTGGTCGCACTGGTCGAGGACAGCGCGACGGTGAAGCGTTTCTATAAGGAAGCGGATCACATCCGTCTCCAGCCGGAGAATGACAGCATGGATCCGATCCTCGTTCCGGACTGCCGTGTGCTCGGGAAGGTCATCGGGCTGATTCGTCTGGGGATGAGGTAA
- the yhbY gene encoding ribosome assembly RNA-binding protein YhbY gives MKSYIKSSKQRAVLKGAAMNLEPMLSIGKNSLTTEFITAVAEYISKHELMKINVLKNCEEDPKEIAYTLAERSVSELVQVIGRKIVLYKPAKDPKDRKYEV, from the coding sequence ATGAAAAGCTACATCAAGAGCAGTAAGCAGCGCGCCGTATTGAAGGGCGCGGCGATGAATCTGGAACCGATGCTCTCCATCGGGAAGAATTCCCTGACAACGGAATTCATCACGGCGGTCGCGGAGTATATCTCGAAGCATGAGCTCATGAAAATCAATGTGCTGAAGAACTGCGAGGAGGATCCGAAGGAAATCGCCTATACGCTGGCGGAGCGTTCTGTCTCCGAGCTCGTGCAGGTGATCGGCAGGAAGATCGTGCTGTACAAGCCGGCGAAGGATCCGAAGGATCGAAAGTACGAGGTCTGA
- the aroB gene encoding 3-dehydroquinate synthase yields MPRRLDVNYEGNSAYTIYIERDFTRLGDRLGELGTEGRKALLVTDENVAPLYLEELLARLAAHFALVEYLILPAGEEYKNTRSVERIYEKAVEAGFDRRDFFLALGGGVVGDMTGFAAASYMRGVRFLQFPTTLLAQVDSSIGGKTGVDFREYKNMVGAFHMPSLVYSAVSTLSTLDRRQFASGMGEVIKHALIRSHTYFDYLLAHIEALTRREGEVLEETVYRSNQIKREIVERDPREQGERQLLNFGHTLGHAIESCSGFSCTHGQCVAYGCLASLSIAPALSEKELSELYRLFSGVGLSTRLVPMDIASILRAAKKDKKMDGGQVRFILLRRLGEAYIERAVPAEKLERALRALMED; encoded by the coding sequence ATGCCGAGAAGGCTGGACGTAAATTACGAGGGAAACTCTGCTTATACGATCTATATCGAGAGGGACTTCACACGACTCGGAGACCGTCTCGGAGAGCTGGGGACAGAGGGCAGGAAGGCGCTGCTCGTTACGGATGAGAATGTTGCTCCGCTCTATCTCGAGGAGCTTTTGGCGCGCCTCGCAGCACATTTCGCTCTCGTGGAGTATCTGATCCTTCCCGCCGGAGAGGAATACAAAAACACCCGCTCTGTTGAAAGGATCTATGAAAAAGCGGTCGAGGCGGGCTTCGACCGGAGGGACTTCTTCCTTGCGCTCGGCGGCGGCGTGGTCGGGGATATGACCGGCTTTGCTGCGGCAAGCTATATGCGTGGTGTCCGTTTCCTCCAGTTTCCGACGACGCTGCTCGCGCAGGTTGATTCCTCTATCGGCGGTAAGACCGGTGTAGACTTCCGGGAGTACAAAAACATGGTGGGCGCCTTTCATATGCCCTCCCTTGTGTATTCCGCCGTCTCGACGCTTTCTACGCTCGACCGGCGGCAGTTTGCCTCCGGCATGGGCGAGGTCATAAAGCACGCGCTGATCCGAAGCCATACATATTTCGACTATCTGCTGGCACATATCGAGGCACTTACACGCCGGGAGGGAGAGGTGCTGGAGGAAACCGTATACCGAAGCAATCAGATCAAGCGGGAGATCGTCGAGCGGGATCCGAGAGAGCAGGGGGAAAGACAGCTCCTGAATTTCGGGCATACGCTGGGGCATGCGATCGAGAGCTGCTCGGGCTTCAGCTGTACGCACGGGCAATGCGTGGCATACGGCTGTCTCGCTTCGCTCTCCATTGCGCCGGCGCTCTCGGAGAAGGAGCTTTCCGAGCTGTACCGTCTCTTCTCGGGTGTCGGACTCTCGACGAGACTCGTGCCGATGGATATCGCGTCTATCCTCCGTGCGGCGAAGAAGGACAAAAAAATGGACGGCGGACAGGTGCGCTTCATCCTGCTGCGAAGACTGGGAGAGGCATATATCGAGCGTGCTGTTCCGGCAGAAAAGCTGGAGCGCGCCCTTCGGGCGCTGATGGAGGATTGA